Proteins encoded together in one Leptidea sinapis chromosome 43, ilLepSina1.1, whole genome shotgun sequence window:
- the LOC126977115 gene encoding uncharacterized protein LOC126977115 gives MKQRNLNIVLLIVVLSLLHKNNACQMSGVTIWDVPIQESILDTFEGTFFNRSTTNIRGISTIFYREGLNRGPYLTVSLVDSEFTISTNDAFKDYEEYETVGSMGVTVTFICDGGGSTTTLVVGVDIVDTNNNAPRFLPSDNYEFYVFPPVPPGYAISGCDSVITVRDIDLTTHRIDFAIEENPYVEIFYDTSSSTPKEFNAILRSKTLIRSLSEPLMLTITGTDVDETGDPPLTTTASIRIEADSQFRLPDELLFSKPFYLLEYSEEHVILMNETIHLVQGYDEEVTFDYDGDYYNNFELDVNGNDLSFKVISPLPVEVFNERHLFLSIKAEREFTSGAVATVILQLPAARVITFKESHWTGAYSEAYDEELFLI, from the exons CGTGTCAAATGAGTGGTGTTACAATTTGGGACGTCCCGATTCAAGAGAGCATATTAGATACGTTTGAAGGAACATTCTTCAACAGATCTACAACAAATATTCGAG gCATTAGCACCATCTTTTATCGCGAGGGTTTAAATCGTGGGCCATACCTAACAGTCTCATTAGTTGATTCTGAATTTACGATAAGTACGAATGACGCATTTAAGGATTACGAAGAATATGAGACGGTGGGGTCAATGGGAGTGACTGTCACTTTTATATGTGATGGTGGCGGTTCAACAACAACCTTG GTTGTAGGCGTGGATATTGTTGACACTAATAATAACGCTCCACGGTTTCTGCCATCAGATAATTATGAGTTCTATGTATTTCCACCGGTTCCACCAGGATATGCAATTAGTGGTTGTGACAGCGTCATTACCGTCAGAGATATCGACTTGACAACACACAGGATTGACTTCGCTATAGAGGAGAATCCCTatgtagaaatattttatgacaCATCTTCATCCACCCCTAAAGAATTCAACGCTATACTGAGGTCCAAGACATTAATCAGATCACTATCTGAACCATTAATGTTGACAATTACAGGGACA GACGTTGATGAAACTGGGGACCCCCCACTTACTACTACTGCTTCAATCAGAATAGAAGCAGACAGTCAGTTCAGATTACCAGATGAATTACTATTTTcaaaaccattttatttattggaataTTCAGAAGAACACGTGATTTTAATGAATGAAACTATACACTTGGTGCAAGGTTATGATGAAGAAGTAACATTTGATTACGATGGGG ACTATTATAACAATTTCGAATTGGATGTTAATGGTAATGATTTATcatttaaagtgatatctccTCTACCTGTTGAAGTATTTAATGAACGACATTTGTTCTTAAGTATCAAAGCGGAAAGGGAATTTACAAGTGGGGCTGTCGCAACTGTAATTCTACAATTACCGGCAG CTAGAGTGATAACTTTTAAAGAATCACATTGGACAGGAGCTTACAGTGAAGCATATGatgaagaattatttttaatataa